CCTTTAGGATTAGCGATTCGTGATAAGCGATTAGCGGTTTGCGATGTCTCATCAACCATCAACCATCAACCATCCCTCCCATGCCCACCTCCATGCCTGCCCTTGTCAACTTCGCCGCGGCCTCCGGGAGTGTGGCGTTGCGCGAAGTGCCCGTCCCCACGATCGGATCGGAGGACGTGTTACTCAAAGTCGAATCGGTGGGGGTGTGCGGGAGCGACCTGCACCAGTGGCACGGCACCCACAGCTGGCCGGTCAATTACCCCTGCGTCCTGGGGCACGAGTTCGGAGGCGTCATCCTCCAGGCCGGCGCCGACGTTAAACGATTCAAGGAAGGCGATCGGGTGGTGAGCGAGACGGCCGCGGTGATCGACCTCTTCTCCCCCCTCACCCGCGCCGGCCAGTACAACCTGGACCCCTCGCGCAAAGGCTTCGGCTACGGCGTCGACGGCGCGATGGCCAGTTACGTCCGCGTGCCCGAGCGGTGCCTCCACGCCGTGCCGGACACGCTGCCGTTCGACAAGGCCGCCCTCACCGAGCCGTGCTGTGTCGCGTTTAACGCGATGTGTATGAACACCCGTATCCGGCCGGGCGACTTCGTGCTCGTGATCGGGCCGGGGCCCATCGGGTTGTTGTGCGCGGCCATGGCTAAACTCAACGGCGCCATCGTGATCCTGACCGGCCTGCCCGCCGACAGCCACCGGCTGAATGTCGGCCAACAGCTAGGGGTGGACATCGTGCTCACGGAGCGGGTGGTCGAGCAGGTGCGCGAGCTCACCGGCGGCCTGGGCGTCGAGGTGGTAGTGGACGCCGCCGGCGTGTCGGACACCCTCAAGCTGGCCATCGACGCCGTCCGGCCGGCGGGCCAGATCACGAAGGTCGGCTGGGGCCCGAAACCCCTCAACTTCAGCATCGACCCCCTCGTCCAGAAAAACGTCACCCTCCAGGGCAGCTTCTCCCACAACTGGCCCGTCTGGGAGCGCGTCATCCGCCTCCTCGACAGCGGCCTCATCAACCTCGACCCCGTCATCAGCAAAGTCGCCCCCCTCGCCGACTGGCACGACTGCTTCTCCCACATGCTCGACGGGAGTTATGTGAAGGCGGTGTTGAAACCCTGAATTAAGGCAAAAGGGAAAAGGCAAAAGGGAAAAGGGGGGAGATACTTGCTGCGAGTACCAGTGTTTTTCCTTTTGCCTTTACCCTTTTGCCTTTTCCCTTTTCCTTTTCTCTTTTGCCTTTTGCCTTTCCCCTTTTCCCCCATGCCTCTCGCCGTTTTCCCCAAATGCTTCCTCGACCAGCTCTGTGTCACCGGTGAGATGACGGTGGATGACTGGCTCGACCTCGCCGGCACGCTGGATGTCGACGGGTACGAGTTCTACTGGGGCTTTACGCCCTGGCAGAATCCCGCCGAGTTGGAACGGATCCGCCGGCGCGTGGAGGACGCCGGCCGGAGCATCCCGATGATGTGTTTTTCGCCCGACTTCACCCGCCCCGCGCGTTCCGAGCGACTTGAGGAAGTGGAGAAGCAGAAAGAAGCCATCCTCGCGACGGCGCGGCTCGGGGGGCGGTTTTGCCGGGTGCTGTCCGGCCAGCGCCGGCCGGAGGTCTCCCGCGAGGCCGGCATCCGGTGGGTCGTCGAATGCATCCATGAGGCCCTGCCGGCCGCCGAGGCGCACGGCGTCGTCCTCATCCTCGAAAATCACTACAAAGACGGCTACTGGTCCCACCCCGAGTTCGCCCAGAAGGCGGACGTCTTCCTCGAACTGGTCGACGCCATAGGCCCGCACCCGTACTTCGGCATCAACTACGACCCCTCGAACGCCATCGTCGCCGGCGACGACCCGATTATGCTCCTCGAGGCCGTAAAACACCGCGTCGTATCCATGCACGCCAGCGATCGCTACCTGGAGGGCGGGACGCTGGAGGACCTGCGCCGCCTCGAGGCCGACCCGCACACGGGCTACGCCGGCATGCTCAAACACGGCGTCATCGGGCAGGGCATGAACGATTACGACCGCATCTTCACCCTCCTCCGCGAGGCCGGCTTCCAGGGCTGGGTGTCGATCGAAGACGGCCAGGACCCGGCCGTAGGGATGGACCACCTGCGCGAATCGGCCGTTTTCCTGCGCGAACGGATGCGCCGGCACGGACTAACCTGAAAAATGAGTTCACATAAAAATGGTCTGCCCGGATGAAATGGTGCGCCACCCCCCGCGAAGCGTTGCGGATCAACCGAAAATTTGGTAATAAGAAGCGCGAGCGTCGCACCCGGCGCCCGACCCGTTAACAGCGATCCCGATATGAAGCGTTCCTTACCCAATATCATCACGACCCAGGAGTACGATATCTGCATCGTAGGCTCCGGCGCCGGCGGCGGCATGGCGGCCAAGGTACTGGCGGAATCCGGCGCGAAAGTCGTCGTCCTCGAGGCCGGCCCGACCTGGTACTCGGAGTCGGACGGCGCCATGTTCAAGTGGAATTACGAGTCCATGCGGCGCGGCGCAGCCACGCCGGAACGGCACTTCGGCGAGTTCGACGGCTGCCTCGGCGGCTGGTCGCTGGACGGCGAACCGTACACCCACGCCCCCGGCACCGAGTGGCGCTGGTTCCGCTCCCGCATGCTGGGCGGCCGTACCCACCACTGGGGGCGCATCTCCCTGCGCTTCGGGCCAAACGACTTCAAGGTGCGCAGCATCGACGGCGAAGGGGACGACTGGCCGATAGGGTACGACGACATCAGTCCGTATTACGACAAAGTAGACCAGCTCGTCGGCATCTTCGGCACCAACGAGGGGATCTATAACGAGCCGGACGGCATCTTTTTGCCTCCGCCCAAACCGCGCTGTTACGAGCTGCTCGTCAAGAAGACCTGCGACACGCTCAACATCCCCGTCATCCCCTCGCGGCTCTCGATCCTGACGAAGCCGCACAACGGGCGCGCCGCCTGCCACTACTGCGGCCAGTGCGGGCGCGGTTGCGCGACCAACTCGAACTTTTCCTCGCCGTCCGTCCTCCTCCGGCCGGCCCTCGCCTCGGGCAACCTCGAGATCATCCCGAACGCCATGGCGCGCGAAGTCCTGACCAACGGCGAAG
The nucleotide sequence above comes from Rhodothermales bacterium. Encoded proteins:
- a CDS encoding zinc-binding dehydrogenase; the protein is MPTSMPALVNFAAASGSVALREVPVPTIGSEDVLLKVESVGVCGSDLHQWHGTHSWPVNYPCVLGHEFGGVILQAGADVKRFKEGDRVVSETAAVIDLFSPLTRAGQYNLDPSRKGFGYGVDGAMASYVRVPERCLHAVPDTLPFDKAALTEPCCVAFNAMCMNTRIRPGDFVLVIGPGPIGLLCAAMAKLNGAIVILTGLPADSHRLNVGQQLGVDIVLTERVVEQVRELTGGLGVEVVVDAAGVSDTLKLAIDAVRPAGQITKVGWGPKPLNFSIDPLVQKNVTLQGSFSHNWPVWERVIRLLDSGLINLDPVISKVAPLADWHDCFSHMLDGSYVKAVLKP
- a CDS encoding sugar phosphate isomerase/epimerase family protein; the encoded protein is MPLAVFPKCFLDQLCVTGEMTVDDWLDLAGTLDVDGYEFYWGFTPWQNPAELERIRRRVEDAGRSIPMMCFSPDFTRPARSERLEEVEKQKEAILATARLGGRFCRVLSGQRRPEVSREAGIRWVVECIHEALPAAEAHGVVLILENHYKDGYWSHPEFAQKADVFLELVDAIGPHPYFGINYDPSNAIVAGDDPIMLLEAVKHRVVSMHASDRYLEGGTLEDLRRLEADPHTGYAGMLKHGVIGQGMNDYDRIFTLLREAGFQGWVSIEDGQDPAVGMDHLRESAVFLRERMRRHGLT